In Thermococcus sp., a single window of DNA contains:
- a CDS encoding 30S ribosomal protein S19e: MATVYDVPGDLLVEKVAEALKDVETIKPPEWAPFVKTGKHKERIPEQDDWWYYRVASVFRKVYVDGPVGIERLRTWYGGRKNRGHAPEHFYKASGSIIRKALQQLEGAGLVQKVPGEGRIVTPQGQSFLDKIATELKKELEEKIPELKKY, encoded by the coding sequence ATGGCTACGGTTTATGATGTTCCCGGTGATTTGCTCGTTGAGAAGGTTGCAGAGGCTCTGAAGGATGTTGAAACCATAAAACCACCGGAATGGGCCCCGTTTGTTAAGACGGGTAAACACAAGGAGAGGATTCCAGAGCAGGACGACTGGTGGTACTACCGCGTTGCCAGTGTGTTCAGGAAGGTCTACGTTGATGGACCCGTTGGCATTGAAAGACTCAGGACCTGGTACGGAGGCAGGAAGAACCGCGGTCATGCCCCTGAACACTTTTACAAGGCCAGCGGAAGCATCATAAGGAAGGCACTTCAGCAGCTCGAGGGGGCGGGCTTAGTTCAGAAGGTCCCAGGTGAGGGAAGGATCGTCACCCCGCAGGGACAGAGCTTCCTCGACAAGATCGCGACCGAGCTCAAGAAGGAGCTCGAAGAGAAGATCCCGGAGCTCAAGAAGTACTGA